GTATCTTTCTCAATTAAGGCTAGATATCTATCAAGCATAGTCTTAAATAATAATGTACCCTTAACTTTACTAGAATTTACAATAAGCTTTTTCTTATGTTCATCTTTTTCTTCAATAATTTTCATTATTTTTTCATCTTTATTATATATTTTTTCTTTTAATTTAAGCTTTGATAAAACAAGTTCTTCAAAGGTGCTTTGATTTACTTCATCTGCACCAAGACTAGGTAAAATATCTGAAATGTAGTTTAGAAATAATTTGTTAGGAGCTAAAACTAAGATTTCATCTCCTTTCATATTTTCTTTGTATCTATAAATAAGATATGCTAATCTATGTAATGCTATTGTTGTTTTTCCTGACCCAGCTGAACCTTGTACTATTATAGGAAGATTCTTAGGCCATCTTATTATTTCATTTTGTTCCTTTTGAATTGTAGCAACAACTTCTTTAAGTTTTTTACCTCTATTCTCCTCAAGGTTAATCTTTAAAAACTCATCAACTAAGTTTTGCCCTTCTCCACCATTTATAATTATTTCATTTAATCCTTCATCAAATAATTGTTCTATATCATTATCCTTATATAAAAACTTACGCTTTAATTCTAATGTTCCTTCAATAATTCCCTTTGGAGCTGTATAGTATACCTCTCCACCTGTTCCACTATAATAAAGATCTGCAACTGGTGCTCTCCAATCTACAACGATCTCTTCTCCATCTTTACTATTGCTTATACCTTTCTTTCCAATGTAAATACTTTCTGTAAAGCTTCTATGTTCTCTAAAATCTACTCTTCCAAAATACGGTTCACTTAAGGCTTCTTCATATTTTTCAATATCTTTAGCTAAGCGATTAAAAATAAGTTCATTTGCGACTTTTTCTTCACTAAAAGTTTTTACTTCCTTATTGAGTTTATTAAGTTTCTTAGAAACATCCTGAAATTTTAACTTCTTCTCTTTAATCTCCTCTTGTATAACTTTCTTCTTTTCAATTAGTATTTCTCGTTCCTCTGCCAAATTTACATTCATAGCTATACACATTGTATAATGAATATTTAAGCACGTGAAAGAATATCTGCTCTGCTAATAATTTAGCTAGAAATTTTGAAAATTTCAAAGTTTTCACACACCAAGAAAACAGTAAATTATGCATATCAGCTAATTTCACATGTCCTTGAAAATCATTATAAGCTCCTTTCTTTTTTATATACTACATAAAAGATTTTCAACACCTTATCCTGGCGTTTTATCATTTATATATACTCAACGTAAGTATATAAAATTTTCGTATAATACCGCATTTATTTAGTATATATTTTATCTTCTGTATTTGTAAAGTGATTTTGTCAATTTATTTAAATATTAACAGCAATAAAAACTGCACTAAAGTTTCTATACCTTAATGCAGTTTCTAATTTAACAAATAGTTAGATTATTTATATGCTTTTAATACCAATGTTGCATTATGTCCACCAAATCCAAAAGAGTTACTTAATGCATAAGTAAATTCTGAGTTTATTCCTTCATTAGGTACATAATTCAAATCACATTCAGCATCTTTATTTTTATAATTTATTGTTGGCGGTATGAATCTATCCCTTAGAGCTGAAGCTGTAATTATTGCTTCAATAGCTCCAGATGCCCCAAGCAAATGTCCAGTCATGGATTTCGTTGAACTAATTGGAAGTTCATATGCATACTTACCAAAAACGGATTTTATGGCTGCAGTTTCATTTTTATCATTTGCTGTTGTAGAAGTACCATGAGCATTTATATATCCAACTTCAGAAGGATTAATTTTAGCATCTTCGATTGCAAGCTTCATACATCTTGCAGCACCTTCTCCCCCTTCAGCTGGTGAAGTTATATGATATGCATCATTTGTACAACCATAACCAACAATCTCTGCAATAATTTCAGCTCCTCTACTCAATGCATGCTCAAGTTCTTCAAGTATTAACACGCCAGAACCTTCTCCAAGAACAAAGCCATCTCTATCGACATCAAATGGTCTGCTTGCAGTTTTAGGATCTGGGTTTGTTGTCATTGCTTTACTTGCACAAAAACCAGCTAAAGTAAGCCTTGTAACACATGCTTCTGCCCCTCCTGCAATCATTATGTCTGCATCATTCCTTTGAATTACCTTAAAGGCATCCCCGATAGAATTTGTAGAAGTTGCACAAGCTGTAATAGTACATTCATTAAAACCTTTGACCCCAAATCTTATAGCAACAAGTCCTGAAGCCATATTTCCAATCATCATAGGAACTAAAAATGGACTTACTCTACGAGGCCCTTTTTCAGATAGCTGTTCATATTGACTTTCTAAAGTTTCAATTCCACCTATTCCACTACCAATTATTACACCAATTCGTTCCTTATTAACTTTATCTAAATTAAGTTGTGATTGATCCATAGCCAATTGGGCTGCTACTACAGCAAATTGTGAAAATCTATCCATCCTTTTAATTTCTTTTTTATCAATAAAATCACTTGGGTCAAAATCTTTTACTTCTGATGCAACCTTTGTTGGCATATCCGAAACATCTACTCTTTCAATTAAACTTACACCAGATTTTCCACTTCTTATTGAATCCCAAAGTTTATCTGCACCTACCCCTAATGCTGTAACTGCTCCCATGGCTGTTATAACAACTCTTCTATTCATTTAAAATCCTCCTATTTATAATAAGTATATTTTTTCTAATTCACATAGTATTTACTTTAATCTAATTAATGACTATAATAAATTAAATGATTCTGTACTGTCTTTCAATGTAATTTTACATGCAAATTATTTATTAAAATGAACAGATATTGCTTTTTATTATTAGAAAAGGTGTTTAAATTTATGAAAGATTTAAAAGAAACTATTATTGAAACAGTAAATTATATTGAAGAAAATCTCTATAATAAGATTTCCTTAGATGATATATCTATGCATACTGGATTATCAAAATATTATCTTCATAGAATTTTTAAATCTCTAACAGGACAATCTATTATAGAATATGTTCAAGGTCGTAAGCTAACCTCAAGCATAACTGAACTTATAAATTCTAATATGAGAATAATTGATATTGCTTTAGATTATGGCTTCGATTATGAACAGTCATATATTCGCGCCTTTAAAAAGGTTTTTGGATATACTCCATTAAAGGTAAGATCAGACAAAACTTCCTTGAGCTTAGTTTTAACTGAAAAAATTAATACAAATGATATTTTATCTTTTGGTAATTCAGTTACCTATACACCATATTTTGTATTTAAACAAAAATTTAATTTGGTTGGTATTAAATATAAGATAATGAGTAAATCTGGTGACAGAAGTGCAAATGCATATGGAAGAGATTTCTTTTATAATCATAAAAATAAAATTCCAAATGCAATACAAACTGAAGAGTATTTTGGCTTCACAGATTGGAGCAGTGATGGATTTATATACTATATTCCAAGTATACAAGTAACAGATTTAAATAATGTTCCAAAGGGAATGACATGTATTTCAATCCCAGCTCATAAATATGTGGTATTTCGTTTTGTTGGATTCTTTCGTCCAGACAATCTTAACAATCGTCATTTAGGACGTATCTTAGTCCAATTATATAGAAAATGGATTTTTAAATCAGGCTATAAATTTGCTGATACTTTTAGATTTGAATATATTGATAATTCTATATCAAAAGATGATTATTGTGAATTATATGTATTTCAACCAATAAAAGATGTTTAGAATATAGATATCCAAAGCGAGAATTAGACATATGCGAAACTTACCGAAATTAAACACATATTTATTACAGCGGACTAATGAAATTTTCGCTGGATGGGTTCTAAGTGGAAGGTTGCACCCATTTCTGCATGTTCCTAAAGTAAATTTATGACAAGCAGAAAGCGGAACACCCTTCCACTAATAACCATCACAGCTTAATTTCATATGCCGCTTGCACAAATATGTATCTAATTTCTAGTATAGTTTTGTAATTTTAATTTCTCAAGAGTATATACATATTCTATTTATAAGTAAAACTCTTAAATTGGATATCTATACAATCCGTACTTTATTTCATCCTTAATCAAGGCCATATTGATTTATATGTTCCCAAAAGTATTATTCAAAACTTGCAGATTTCCAAAGAAAATCAACATTAATTGATCATTGATAATTAGAATGTATATAATAATATTTTTTATTATTCTCTTCTAAATATAATTTAAACCCAGCTTTAATTATTGCTTTCTCAGATTGAACATTATATACATAATGTGACCATACAACTATACTTATTTTTTCTTCAATAAATAAATAGCTACAAACTTGTTTAATTGCTTCTGGAATTAAAGCTTGTCCCCAATATTCCTCTGATAATGTTGCCCCTATTTCCTTAGAATTAGTAAAAGTTTTTTCTGCCGGCTCATGTACTTCAATCCATCCAATTACTTTATTTGATTCTTTTAATTCAATTGCCCACAATGAGTCATTAGAATCAATAATAAATCTTTGCAAAAGCTGCAAGCTTTCCCCTTTATTGTTTCTAACTTTAAACCCAGCTAAATCAGCAACTTTTTTATTCGAGGTAAATTCATGTAAATCATCTAAGTCTGATATATACCATCCTCTTAAAATTAATCTTTCACTTTCTAAAGCCATCATAATTATTTGCTCCCATATTTATATTGTAAATTTTTCTAAGGTTTAATATCACTACTCCTTGAAACTGCTTTTTCAAGTTCAATACAAGCATAACCTTCATCTAGCAATTCACCTTTTATACTAACTTTAGTAATATTATTGAATCCACGACAATGCCAAAACTTTAAACTTTTCCAATTTTTTAATTTAATTATTCCTCCCTGTTTCTCCAATAATTACTTCCATCTCTGGTTCTACATAGGAATTTATAATCAATCATGCCTCTTCTAAGTAAAAAGAAGTCATTAAAGGTATGCCATTTTTCAATTATAACATTTACCTCTTTTTCAACGTAATTTTTATCATATTCAAACTTAGTACTCAAGTATTTCAATATTTCAATTTTTAGCTCCTTCTTTTTTGGCCAAATCTTTATTTTCCCCTCATCATCTAAAAATCTTTTTATGGTTTCCACAATAATTTCTCCTTTCAAATTCTGCTGTATCTTCTCACTTATTATACATCAGATACTTACAATTGTCTACTAATCTACAAACTTATATTTATTATGTTTATTATCTAGC
The window above is part of the Clostridium saccharoperbutylacetonicum N1-4(HMT) genome. Proteins encoded here:
- the fabF gene encoding beta-ketoacyl-ACP synthase II, whose translation is MNRRVVITAMGAVTALGVGADKLWDSIRSGKSGVSLIERVDVSDMPTKVASEVKDFDPSDFIDKKEIKRMDRFSQFAVVAAQLAMDQSQLNLDKVNKERIGVIIGSGIGGIETLESQYEQLSEKGPRRVSPFLVPMMIGNMASGLVAIRFGVKGFNECTITACATSTNSIGDAFKVIQRNDADIMIAGGAEACVTRLTLAGFCASKAMTTNPDPKTASRPFDVDRDGFVLGEGSGVLILEELEHALSRGAEIIAEIVGYGCTNDAYHITSPAEGGEGAARCMKLAIEDAKINPSEVGYINAHGTSTTANDKNETAAIKSVFGKYAYELPISSTKSMTGHLLGASGAIEAIITASALRDRFIPPTINYKNKDAECDLNYVPNEGINSEFTYALSNSFGFGGHNATLVLKAYK
- a CDS encoding AraC family transcriptional regulator — translated: MKDLKETIIETVNYIEENLYNKISLDDISMHTGLSKYYLHRIFKSLTGQSIIEYVQGRKLTSSITELINSNMRIIDIALDYGFDYEQSYIRAFKKVFGYTPLKVRSDKTSLSLVLTEKINTNDILSFGNSVTYTPYFVFKQKFNLVGIKYKIMSKSGDRSANAYGRDFFYNHKNKIPNAIQTEEYFGFTDWSSDGFIYYIPSIQVTDLNNVPKGMTCISIPAHKYVVFRFVGFFRPDNLNNRHLGRILVQLYRKWIFKSGYKFADTFRFEYIDNSISKDDYCELYVFQPIKDV
- a CDS encoding GNAT family N-acetyltransferase codes for the protein MMALESERLILRGWYISDLDDLHEFTSNKKVADLAGFKVRNNKGESLQLLQRFIIDSNDSLWAIELKESNKVIGWIEVHEPAEKTFTNSKEIGATLSEEYWGQALIPEAIKQVCSYLFIEEKISIVVWSHYVYNVQSEKAIIKAGFKLYLEENNKKYYYIHSNYQ
- a CDS encoding DUF2087 domain-containing protein, encoding METIKRFLDDEGKIKIWPKKKELKIEILKYLSTKFEYDKNYVEKEVNVIIEKWHTFNDFFLLRRGMIDYKFLCRTRDGSNYWRNREE